Genomic segment of bacterium:
GGCCCGCTGGCCCTGCTGGCCATGGAGAAGGACGGCGAGCCGTATCTTAGAATGGGCCGGGTCACCTTCCTGATCGGGATGCTGGGGCTGAACGAAATGGTGCAGCACCACATTGGGCAGGAGATGCACGAAAGCGAGGAAGCCTTCAAGTTCGGGCTTAAGATGATCGCCTACATGCACCTCAAGATCAAGGAACTGGCCAAGGAATACGGGATGAAGTTCGTGCTGGAGCAGACCCCGGCCGAGAGCACCGCCTTCCGCTTTGCCAAGCTGGACATGCAGCAGTTCACCAAGGACGCCGAAAAGGTGGTCAAGGGCAGCGTCAAGGACGGCACGGTCTATTACACCAACTCCACCTACCTGAACGTGGCCTACCAGATGAACCCGATCGACCGGGTGAAGCAGGAGGGCAAGTTCCACGACATGATCGAGGCCGGGGCGTTGACCCACATCTGGCTGGCGGATTCCCACCCCACCCCCAGTTCCATCGCCAATTTCGTGGTCAAGTCCTTCCGCCAGACCCGCAACGCCCAGATCGCCTTCTCGCCCGAGTTCACCACCTGCAACAGCTGCGGCAAGGTGTACAGGGGATTGAAGGACGAGTGCCCGAATTGCAGCAGGAAGGCGTACGAGGGGATAAAGAAGATCAAGTAGGGGCGGGGAATACTGAATATTGAAGATTGAATCTCAAACCGGAATGTCTGTTCAATATTCTAAATTCGATATTCATCATTCGTCGAGGTATAGCATGGCCAAAAAGATCGCCGCCATAGTCTTCGTGTTCATCTGCACCACTATAGCCTGGATGATCCTGGGCGGGGTCACGGTTGACCGCACCAATTCCCAGGACAACAAGCTCAAGCGGGCGGTCGGCCAGTTGTGGGGCACGGCCCAGCGCCAGAACGCGCCGCTGGTGTATTACCAGCTCAAGGAAGAGCAGAAGGTGGTAAAAACCACCGAGGGCGGCAAGACGGTCACCGAGACCAAGACCCACCTTTCCGACTACTACCTGAACCTGGAATCCAGCGACATCAAGGCCGATCTGAAGCTGACCCACCGTAAAAAGGGCCTGCTGTGGTACTCCACCTACCAGGTAAACTTCGACGGCAGCTACGGCATAGTCAACAGCACCAGGGAAGAACGGTTCCTCTGCTTCCAATACACCTTTCCCTCCAGCGACGGCATCTATGACGACTTCGTGCTCTCGGTCGACGGTGTCCCTGAAAAAGAGCTGGTACCGGTGGACGGAAAGATCTGGAAGTGGATCCGGCTGAAGCCCGGCCAGACGGCCCAGGTGCGGGTGGCCTACCGCTCCCAGGGGATGGACCAGTGGTGGTACCAGTTCGGGTCAAACGTCTCGCAGATCCGCAATTTCAAGCTGGCCATGACCACCGACTTTGCCAGGATAGACTTTCCCGAGAACGGCATCTCTCCCACTTCCCAGCAGCAAAAGGACGGGGGCTGGGAGCTGGTTTGGCAGTACAATAATCTGATCTCCGGCATCCAGATCGGAATGGATCTGCCCAAGAAGATCAACCCCGGACCCTTCGTCAGCA
This window contains:
- a CDS encoding inner membrane CreD family protein — encoded protein: MAKKIAAIVFVFICTTIAWMILGGVTVDRTNSQDNKLKRAVGQLWGTAQRQNAPLVYYQLKEEQKVVKTTEGGKTVTETKTHLSDYYLNLESSDIKADLKLTHRKKGLLWYSTYQVNFDGSYGIVNSTREERFLCFQYTFPSSDGIYDDFVLSVDGVPEKELVPVDGKIWKWIRLKPGQTAQVRVAYRSQGMDQWWYQFGSNVSQIRNFKLAMTTDFARIDFPENGISPTSQQQKDGGWELVWQYNNLISGIQIGMDLPKKINPGPFVSKISFFAPVSLFLFFFMVFIITAIRGIRLHPMHYFFLAASFFAFHLLMAYLADHADIYLAFFISAAVSLGLVLSYMRIVTGSKFAFKEAALAQLVYLVFFSYAFFWEGYTGLAITICCIATLFVVMQFTARIDWEKQFSGK